A region from the Wolbachia endosymbiont (group A) of Rhinocyllus conicus genome encodes:
- the hflK gene encoding FtsH protease activity modulator HflK, giving the protein MFDENNPWNLGKKPVGSKTPNNEDILSKAVSDVRFFLNGLTRNRGKKPYFIIFIILLFYACTGFYIVHPSEESIELTFGKYSNTETPGLRYHFPYPIGKVFKVNVKEVNREEIGVSNSYGRDTDRGEGVMLTGDENIVNVNFEVQWRVRDAKDYLFKVRDYKPGFSVKNAAESAMREIIGKNTISFALGQGRPEISRDTRILLQQILDGYQMGIEILSVQMKKIDPPEKVISSFRDVQSARADKERTINEAYAYNNDIIPRAKGEAIKIKLDAEAYENEVINEAKGNANRFLSLYEEYRQNPSLVKNRIYLETMENIFSKVDKVVVTDDLKGMFSYLPLTNLGK; this is encoded by the coding sequence ATGTTTGATGAGAATAATCCTTGGAATCTGGGAAAGAAACCGGTAGGGAGCAAAACTCCTAATAATGAAGATATTTTAAGTAAAGCTGTATCTGATGTAAGATTCTTTCTTAATGGATTAACCAGAAACAGGGGCAAAAAACCTTATTTCATCATTTTCATTATTTTACTGTTCTATGCTTGCACTGGCTTTTATATTGTCCATCCTAGTGAGGAAAGTATAGAACTTACCTTTGGTAAATATTCTAATACAGAAACACCTGGTTTGCGTTATCACTTCCCCTACCCTATTGGCAAGGTTTTTAAAGTGAATGTTAAGGAAGTAAATCGTGAAGAAATTGGGGTAAGTAATTCTTATGGGCGAGACACAGATCGCGGTGAAGGTGTGATGCTAACTGGGGATGAAAATATAGTCAACGTTAACTTCGAGGTTCAGTGGCGCGTTAGAGATGCTAAGGACTATTTATTCAAAGTGCGGGATTACAAACCCGGTTTCAGTGTTAAAAATGCTGCTGAAAGTGCCATGAGAGAAATAATAGGTAAAAACACGATCTCTTTTGCACTTGGTCAAGGCAGACCAGAAATTTCTAGAGATACTAGAATTCTATTGCAGCAGATTCTTGATGGATACCAAATGGGCATAGAGATTTTATCTGTTCAAATGAAAAAAATTGATCCACCAGAAAAAGTAATCAGTTCGTTTAGAGATGTACAAAGTGCTCGTGCAGACAAAGAGCGTACTATAAACGAAGCATACGCTTATAATAATGATATTATACCTCGAGCAAAGGGTGAAGCGATAAAGATAAAATTAGATGCAGAGGCATATGAGAATGAAGTAATAAATGAAGCAAAAGGTAATGCAAATCGCTTTTTATCTCTTTATGAGGAATATAGACAGAATCCTTCTCTCGTTAAGAATCGTATTTATCTTGAAACTATGGAAAATATTTTCAGTAAGGTAGACAAAGTTGTTGTAACTGATGATCTGAAAGGTATGTTTTCTTATTTACCTCTTACAAATTTAGGGAAATAA